A stretch of Etheostoma spectabile isolate EspeVRDwgs_2016 unplaced genomic scaffold, UIUC_Espe_1.0 scaffold00019055, whole genome shotgun sequence DNA encodes these proteins:
- the LOC116683584 gene encoding zinc finger protein 862, with translation MYFSVDRKKGLKIGETYTNDYQAKEFIHYIAEDERRKMRARLSDGKFISVMSDGSLDSAVMEEEMVYVRSASEGKVKVDFVGVKAVSKPDATNIAEAVCSIMESGVSTDWKNKLVAITTDGASVMTGVNNGVVAKLRADRPNVLGIHCMAHKLELAFSDGIRKNVMARKVEDLLSGLYTLYHKSGVNRASLKQHFRELHMKALMPTRVGGTRWLPHLFKALDHFLRGYAGIVRHLEKSQEATNVNAVLRAKTKGFLNIGKDGGVLRFCCLLHDTIYQLSNLSKSLQRSGSTVAEAQSCLSSTQAVIEKYKSRFSDVNSGVLQAMRLTSFQYWPEADTSSDFGDEEVNKLISHFRPLFLSAGVDVELIPDQWTILKTELYTAGFSQGNFEQTWPTVNRMLRHRCPDVLDLFDALLTIPATTADCERGFSVMKQVKSDWRSRLKGETLSDLLKTQLCSPDIKDFDPTKAIEIWHADSLRSRRPDFVRKHGPKETEGGSDSDGTTSEEEEL, from the exons atgtatttcagtgtGGACAGGAAGAAAGGCTTGAAGATAGGAGAGACATACACAAACGACTATCAGGCAAAAGAGTTCATACACTACATAGCAGAGGATGAGAGAAGAAAGATGAGGGCAAGATTATCAGATGGCAAGTTCATCTCGGTCATGTCAGATGGATCCCTCGACAGTGCAGTGATGGAAGAAGAAATGGTCTACGTCAGGAGTGCCAGTGAGGGGAAGGTCAAAGTTGATTTTGTCGGGGTAAAGGCTGTCTCAAAGCCAGATGCTACAAATATAGCTGAAGCAGTGTGCAGTATAATGGAAAGTGGAGTCAGCACTGATTGGAAGAACAAGCTAGTGGCAATCACCACAGATGGAGCATCTGTAATGACAGGAGTAAACAATGGTGTCGTTGCAAAACTGCGTGCAGACAGACCAAATGTGCTGGGGATCCACTGCATGGCCCATAAGCTAGAGCTTGCCTTCTCAGATGGAATAAGGAAAAATGTGATGGCCAGGAAAGTTGAGGACCTCTTGAGTGGCCTCTACACCTTATATCATAAGAGTGGAGTGAACAGGGCCAGCCTAAAGCAACACTTCAGGGAGCTCCACATGAAGGCTTTGATGCCAACCAGAGTAGGTGGAACCCGGTGGCTACCACATCTCTTCAAAGCACTTGACCATTTTCTCAGGGGATATGCTGGCATTGTACGCCACTTGGAGAAG TCCCAGGAGGCCACGAACGTCAATGCTGTTCTGAGGGCAAAAACCAAGGGGTTCCTCAACATAGGCAAGGATGGTGGAGTGCTCAGGTTTTGCTGCCTTCTCCATGACACCATCTATCAACTGAGCAACCTCTCCAAGTCACTGCAGAGGTCAGGGTCCACCGTGGCTGAAGCTCAGAGCTGCCTCTCCTCCACTCAGGCTGTCATAGAAAAGTACAAGTCAAG ATTTAGTGACGTGAACAGTGGTGTCCTGCAGGCCATGCGGCTGACCAGTTTCCAGTACTGGCCAGAGGCAGACACAAGTTCAG ATTTTGGTGATGAAGAGGTAAACAAACTCATCAGTCACTTCCGACCTCTTTTCCTGTCTGCTGGAGTGGATGTGGAGTTGATCCCTGATCAATGGACAATTCTCAAGACTGAACTGTACACAGCAGGATTCAGCCAAG GAAACTTTGAGCAGACCTGGCCTACTGTGAACAGAATGCTGCGCCATCGATGTCCTGATGTCCTTGATCTTTTTGATGCTCTCCTGACCATCCCTGCAACTACGGCTGACTGTGAAAGAGGGTTCAGTGTTATGAAGCAGGTAAAGAGTGACTGGCGCTCCCGCCTAAAAGGTGAAACCCTCTCTGACCTCCTTAAAACCCAGTTGTGCTCACCTGACATCAAAGACTTTGATCCAACCAAAGCCATTGAGATCTGGCATGCTGACAGTTTGCGCTCACGCAGACCTGACTTTGTGCGCAAACATGGACCAAAAGAAACAGAGGGTGGCTCAGATTCTGATGGCACCACATCTGAAGAAGAAGAGCTCTGA